The following are encoded together in the Phragmites australis chromosome 19, lpPhrAust1.1, whole genome shotgun sequence genome:
- the LOC133900542 gene encoding uncharacterized protein LOC133900542 yields the protein MKRQTRMTTVPLLLVLYVAAALIVSRGVGAVTMGSFLASSEATPMHALHNVEDEVMGFMEGVEKATYPQRRVLYDGGHISYAGLMANKQVCNGGCAAPGQPYSTGCLAIYQCHGGM from the coding sequence ATGAAGCGGCAGACACGTATGACCACCGTAccgctcctcctcgtcctctacGTCGCCGCGGCACTCATCGTAAGCCGCGGTGTGGGCGCCGTCACCATGGGCAGCTTCTTGGCTAGCTCTGAGGCAACGCCGATGCATGCGCTGCACAACGTTGAGGATGAGGTGATGGGCTTTATGGAGGGCGTGGAGAAGGCGACGTACCCACAGAGGAGGGTGTTGTATGATGGAGGGCACATCAGCTACGCCGGGCTCATGGCGAACAAGCAAGTCTGCAACGGCGGGTGCGCTGCCCCGGGACAGCCCTACAGCACCGGCTGCCTGGCCATCTACCAATGCCACGGCGGAATGTAG